A stretch of the Nematostella vectensis chromosome 1, jaNemVect1.1, whole genome shotgun sequence genome encodes the following:
- the LOC116603702 gene encoding uncharacterized protein LOC116603702, producing MDGCARIYLLTWIVLQQKIVFSSYVDVIVSQARGQDTAKCHESNSTLPCKSIEYALERLQTTSDGTTLRIFVMDEIYWINNSVIIRQPNPDINLLITSRYDITWMECNRTDAGIDIGLRTLNLSAYNVEFSNIAFKNCGPVRAAVVLIWNARNVSFNHCEFVDNTQAAINAFDSTLTVHSSSFIRNSYNERAGQPWPVFEPGIVSMSGAIGYLLRNAYGLSLTITESYFYNNTAVVHDDDFYVSAAMNYTQYSEDGGAILVILTGGTANCSVRLDRLNITENSATYGAGVFIATGGYSRDNEFIFTNAALHRNWASQAGGGLCIAQWDYSFQSRFIFRNITIIENFSRRGAGVNAFFMSFFGDTDNVLEFTRLHVEGNFAKSSPAFRLTSSLPYGNPPDLVPVFTNCTITKHVTNAREGCTYLAPITAQRMSLTFVGRNVISHNHGAGGMDIEYGLLHVIGELVIEHNTCQNAGALKLWGSQVVLHPGSHLAFYQNFGGLGGAISSETFPINEVIHEYNADCLLTYSESLVPPSKWETNVTFVGNGAMLKGAAIYVSSLSSCLWDEEWPHYNISKSLRWNDKFYYRDNYLTGRNMEKRLIGPEYDIATDTATLRGKSVDKSQRLSPGENMKMQLQGLDELGHPVYTIVTLSETTTPDLQFPGKLSIQNPLRILSPISNDTVRFSYSVSKRRYSFLHNFTHHISITGVYSTHNLDYSLQVEAIPCWPGHKFQDDQCVCDSSIAGVVRCDDNGRAVYLDEGVWGGVFHDRLVTYICPYQYCYCNKSSKEQVGCRFDPDNVDSQCAQGRTGLLCGRCKDDLTVGLRPGECIQCRHSGWILVVVFITVVVLCIVVIWLNPGMSKDLRGPLFFFQMLPFIFIPNESVGSVVTVVSYLLEFGGPLVYVWKTCIAEGIDNLFSVAMGYMMPCTTLLIFLVAYILSRRRIIRMKVRKHSSLQAFWVLMLFMYKYIIETTMRLLHCPLVDNKMVFFYDGNVQCFQGRHLIVSIVALLVLTFLVIPLPIVIVLLTRGYWKVDPQYFSTLTEGLQSHCLWWWAVDLGRRILIVGVYVFVPRWNVKQLWMTMSSLLILTVHSNVQPYTSVRTNVTESLYLLALCVLNIAQFIPDEDTKSSVSATILCIATIHSSIVILYKAYHFFRKRTSITCSPCCHSKLRYGSVDEPDKVDKDQRSMHDAEIKDRQALFDSVFASIDNE from the exons ATGGATGGATGTGCAAGAATATATTTGCTAACTTGGATTGTCCTGCAGCAAAAGATAGTTTTTAGCAGCTATGTCGACGTGATTGTATCACAAGCCCGAGGACAAGATACTGCTAAATGTCATGAATCTAATTCCACGCTTCCCTGCAAATCGATAGAGTATGCACTAGAAAGACTGCAAACTACCAGTGATGGGACCACTCTTAGAATCTTTGTCATGGACGAGATATATTGGATAAATAATTCCGTAATTATTCGACAGCCAAATCCAGACATAAATCTATTAATCACTAGCAGATATGACATAACATGGATGGAGTGTAATCGCACTGACGCAGGGATAGATATTGGTCTCCGCACGCTCAACCTTTCAGCTTATAATGTGGAGTTCTCAAACATTGCTTTTAAGAACTGCGGTCCAGTCCGCGCTGCTGTGGTTCTTATATGGAACGCGCGTAATGTCTCATTTAATCATTGTGAATTTGTGGATAATACTCAAGCGGCGATCAACGCGTTTGACAGCACATTGACAGTTCACTCGTCTTCGTTTATACGGAATAGCTATAACGAGCGCGCAGGGCAGCCCTGGCCCGTGTTTGAGCCTGGTATTGTTTCCATGTCGGGGGCGATAGGGTATCTACTGAGGAACGCATATGGTCTCTCTTTGACAATTACCGAATCCTACTTCTATAATAACACTGCAGTCGTTCACGATGATGATTTCTACGTGTCTGCTGCCATGAATTATACACAGTATAGTGAAGATGGTGGCGCTATCCTGGTTATTCTAACCGGTGGTACCGCGAACTGCAGCGTCAGGCTGGACAGACTGAACATCACGGAGAACTCGGCCACTTATGGGGCTGGGGTATTCATCGCGACGGGGGGTTATTCCAGAGACAACGAGTTCATCTTTACCAATGCTGCCCTTCATCGTAACTGGGCATCACAGGCGGGTGGGGGTCTATGCATTGCGCAGTGGGATTACTCCTTCCAGTCTCGATTTATCTTCAGGAATATTACCATTATTGAAAACTTTAGTAGGCGGGGGGCGGGCGTAAACGCTTTCTTTATGAGCTTTTTTGGTGACACGGATAACGTGCTAGAATTCACTCGACTTCATGTGGAAGGAAACTTCGCAAAATCATCTCCCGCGTTCCGTCTGACCTCCTCTCTCCCTTATGGTAACCCTCCCGACCTCGTTCCCGTTTTCACTAATTGTACCATCACGAAACACGTGACCAACGCTCGTGAAGGGTGTACGTATCTCGCGCCAATCACCGCGCAGAGGATGAGCCTCACTTTCGTGGGTCGGAATGTCATCTCCCATAATCATGGAGCGGGCGGGATGGACATCGAGTATGGACTCCTGCACGTGATCGGAGAACTCGTCATTGAGCATAACACGTGCCAGAATGCAGGTGCACTCAAGTTATGGGGTAGCCAGGTGGTGCTTCACCCCGGAAGCCATCTCGCGTTTTATCAAAACTTCGGTGGACTGGGAGGGGCTATTTCTTCCGAGACTTTTCCAATAAATGAGGTTATTCATGAGTACAATGCCGACTGCCTTCTGACCTATTCCGAGAGCCTTGTTCCCCCATCAAAGTGGGAG ACCAACGTGACATTCGTCGGGAACGGCGCAATGCTAAAAGGCGCCGCCATCTACGTATCCTCCCTCTCTTCGTGCTTGTGGGACGAGGAATGGCCGCACTATAACATCAGCAAGTCCCTACGATGGAACGACAAATTCTACTATCGGGATAACTACTTAACAGGAAGAAATATGGAAAAGCGCTTGATAGGTCCTGAATACGATATAGCAACAGACACAGCGACTCTAAGGGGCAAGAGCGTCGACAAGTCACAGAGG CTTTCACCTGGCGAGAATATGAAAATGCAACTGCAAGGTCTAGACGAGCTTGGTCACCCTGTGTACACAATCGTGACCCTCTCAGAGACTACCACGCCCGACCTGCAATTCCCCGGCAAGCTCTCTATTCAGAACCCCCTCCGCATCCTCTCGCCGATAAGCAATGACACAGTCAGGTTCTCCTATAGCGTGAGCAAACGACGCTACTCCTTCCTACACAACTTCACTCACCACATTAGCATAACGGGCGTGTACTCTACCCATAATCTGGACTACAGCCTCCAAGTCGAGGCTATACCGTGCTGGCCTGGGCACAAGTTCCAAGATGATCAGTGTGTTTGTGACAGTAGCATCGCTGGTGTAGTCAG GTGCGATGACAATGGCCGCGCGGTATACCTAGATGAAGGGGTCTGGGGCGGAGTGTTCCATGATCGCCTTGTGACGTACATCTGCCCCTACCAGTACTGCTACTGTAATAAATCTTCTAAGGAGCAAGTCGGGTGCCGGTTTGATCCAGATAATGTTGATAGCCAGTGCGCGCAAGGACGGACAGGATTGTTGTGCGGTAGATGTAAGGATGACCTAACAGTTGGCCTCAGGCCGGGTGAATGCATCCAGTGTCGGCACAGCGGATGGATACTTGTGGTAGTATTCATCACTGTCGTCGTCTTGTGTATCGTAGTCATCTGGCTCAACCCTGGCATGTCCAAGGACCTTCGCGGGCCGCTGTTTTTCTTCCAAATGCTTCCTTTTATCTTCATCCCGAATGAAAGCGTCGGCTCCGTGGTTACCGTTGTGTCGTACTTGCTGGAGTTCGGTGGTCCGCTCGTCTATGTGTGGAAGACGTGTATTGCTGAAGGCATTGATAACTTGTTCTCGGTGGCGATGGGTTATATGATGCCGTGCACGACATTGTTGATATTCCTGGTGGCGTACATTCTGAGCCGTCGCAGAATCATCCGAATGAAG GTACGCAAGCACTCAAGTCTACAAGCATTCTGGGTCCTCATGCTGTTCATGTACAAGTACATCATCGAGACCACCATGCGCCTACTGCACTGCCCTTTGGTCGATAACAAGATGGTGTTTTTCTATGATGGAAACGTGCAGTGCTTCCAGGGAAGACACCTAATAGTGTCCATCGTGGCGCTGCTTGTGTTGACCTTCCTAGTCATCCCTCTACCGATCGTCATCGTCTTGCTCACGCGTGGCTACTGGAAGGTAGACCCCCAGTACTTCAGTACCTTGACGGAGGGGCTGCAGTCTCATTGCTTGTGGTGGTGGGCGGTGGATCTCGGCAGGCGTATTCTTATTGTCGGGGTGTACGTGTTTGTACCGCGCTGGAATGTCAAACAG CTGTGGATGACGATGTCATCTCTGCTTATCCTCACGGTTCATAGCAACGTGCAGCCATACACAAGCGTGCGCACGAACGTGACCGAGTCCTTGTACCTCCTGGCGCTGTGCGTGCTAAACATCGCTCAGTTCATCCCCGACGAAGACACTAAAAGCAGTGTCAGCGCTACCATCCTGTGCATCGCGACCATTCACTCCTCAATAGTGATTTTATACAAGGCGTACCACTTCTTCCGCAAGAGAACGAG TATTACTTGTTCACCGTGTTGTCATAGCAAGCTCAGGTACGGTTCTGTGGATGAACCGGACAAAGTCGACAAAGACCAGCGTTCAATGCATGACGCCGAGATCAAGGACAGACAAGCTTTGTTTGATTCGGTGTTCGCTTCAATAGACAATGAGTAA